From the genome of Vicinamibacteria bacterium, one region includes:
- a CDS encoding urate hydroxylase PuuD encodes MDGLEAIFRWMHIFVGILWIGHLYYFNFVNGQMAAKLDAAAKKAVVPELMPRALFWFRWGAAWTWITGVLLLLVVYYHGGQALATGASWGVGPIVMVAITFLGVFVYDAIWKSGIAANVRGAVIVTFILLSVVVALFVYFGEFSYRGTLIHTGALFGSAMAFNVWYRIWPAQQKIIRAVKKGEAPEPALAALAGLRSKHNTYMSLPLFWAMIGQHTTYFAGGNLGIPGQFYWVFWLLIIAVGWHIIFQCYKKAGKVPGF; translated from the coding sequence ATGGACGGTTTAGAAGCAATCTTTCGGTGGATGCATATTTTCGTCGGCATTCTCTGGATCGGACACCTCTATTACTTCAACTTCGTCAACGGTCAGATGGCCGCCAAGCTCGACGCGGCTGCCAAGAAAGCGGTCGTGCCCGAGCTCATGCCTCGCGCGCTCTTTTGGTTTCGATGGGGCGCCGCCTGGACCTGGATCACGGGCGTGCTGCTTTTACTGGTCGTCTACTACCACGGCGGCCAGGCGCTCGCGACCGGAGCCAGCTGGGGCGTGGGTCCCATCGTGATGGTCGCGATCACTTTTCTCGGCGTGTTCGTCTACGATGCGATTTGGAAGAGCGGAATCGCCGCGAACGTGCGCGGCGCCGTCATCGTGACTTTCATCCTGCTCTCGGTGGTCGTGGCATTGTTCGTCTACTTCGGTGAGTTCAGCTACCGGGGAACCCTGATCCACACGGGAGCTCTGTTCGGGAGCGCGATGGCGTTCAACGTGTGGTACCGAATCTGGCCGGCCCAGCAGAAGATCATTCGCGCGGTCAAGAAGGGCGAGGCTCCCGAGCCCGCCCTCGCGGCCCTTGCGGGTTTGCGCTCGAAGCACAATACCTACATGTCGCTTCCTCTGTTCTGGGCGATGATCGGCCAGCACACGACCTATTTCGCCGGCGGAAACCTCGGGATTCCCGGACAGTTCTACTGGGTCTTCTGGCTGCTCATCATCGCGGTCGGCTGGCACATCATCTTCCAGTGCTACAAGAAAGCGGGGAAGGTGCCAGGCTTCTGA
- the mtgA gene encoding monofunctional biosynthetic peptidoglycan transglycosylase, with protein sequence MVKKIKWMVGALALLVLVFVGYGAWLVAVLPDVVYLADTDPGETALMRERGPARAQFWVPLDEISERLVQAVLMAEDAGFYHHRGFDLHEIREALERNWEEGRTVRGASTISQQLAKNLFLSTERTYGRKLKEAILVHRLEKALSKDRILEIYLNVIEWGDGIYGAEAAARRTFGKSCARLDAVEAATLAAMIPNPRRLDPCRRPESVRTRRERILTWMHKAKHLDEAELAQALESEPRLVCSDLVGEE encoded by the coding sequence ATGGTGAAAAAGATAAAGTGGATGGTGGGTGCCCTGGCGCTCCTCGTCCTGGTGTTTGTCGGCTACGGCGCCTGGCTCGTCGCCGTCTTGCCCGATGTGGTCTATCTAGCCGACACCGACCCCGGAGAGACGGCGCTCATGCGGGAGCGAGGTCCCGCACGCGCTCAGTTCTGGGTCCCGCTCGACGAGATATCCGAACGTCTCGTCCAGGCGGTGCTGATGGCCGAAGACGCCGGCTTCTACCATCACCGCGGGTTCGATCTTCACGAGATACGCGAGGCGCTGGAGCGGAACTGGGAGGAGGGGCGCACGGTACGGGGTGCCAGCACGATCAGTCAACAGCTGGCGAAGAACCTCTTTCTCTCGACGGAGCGGACCTACGGGCGGAAGCTCAAGGAGGCCATTCTGGTCCATCGCCTCGAGAAGGCGCTTTCGAAAGATCGAATCCTGGAAATCTATTTGAACGTCATCGAATGGGGTGACGGCATCTACGGCGCCGAGGCGGCGGCCCGCCGAACGTTCGGAAAATCTTGCGCCCGCCTCGATGCCGTCGAGGCCGCCACCCTGGCGGCGATGATTCCCAATCCACGGCGACTGGACCCGTGCCGCAGACCGGAGTCGGTGCGCACGCGACGCGAGCGCATCCTGACGTGGATGCACAAAGCCAAGCATCTCGATGAAGCCGAGCTCGCTCAGGCGCTCGAAAGTGAGCCGCGACTCGTCTGCTCCGACCTGGTCGGTGAGGAATAG